From the Magnetococcales bacterium genome, the window TGGCTCCTCGATGATCGTTGGTTTGATCATCTTTTTTGCCGGCCTGGTCGCTTACGTCGTCTGGAGTGATCACCGGGTCAAGCGTGATCAGGCCATCTCCGACCTTTTTATGTCGGCCAACCAGGCCATGATGGAAAAGCATTGGGATGCAGCCCAGGGCACGCTGCAAAAATTGTTGGATACCTATCCCGGCCATGGCTATACCTCTCTGGCTCGCCTGCTTTTGGCACGCAGCCTGGTGGAGTCGGGGCGGCCCGGTGATGCCTTGAAGCAATTGGACACACTGGCCGCCGATGCGGCGCATATCACCCCCCTCAGCGATGCGGCCTTGATGGAAGCGGCCTGGATCGCTGCGGATATTGACCTCGTCCAGGCGCGATCCTATCTGGCGCGCATCGGTGCGGAGTCGACGTTTCGGGTCATGGCCATGGAGTTGGAGGGGGTGATGAGTTTGCACGATGGCGACAAGGAGAAGGCTCTGGCCAAATTTCGCCAAGCGCTTGATACCCGTCCTGCCCCGCCGGAGGGGGTGCGC encodes:
- a CDS encoding tetratricopeptide repeat protein, whose amino-acid sequence is MGQEEIIFREVDEQLEAEQLSRFLRRYGSSMIVGLIIFFAGLVAYVVWSDHRVKRDQAISDLFMSANQAMMEKHWDAAQGTLQKLLDTYPGHGYTSLARLLLARSLVESGRPGDALKQLDTLAADAAHITPLSDAALMEAAWIAADIDLVQARSYLARIGAESTFRVMAMELEGVMSLHDGDKEKALAKFRQALDTRPAPPEGVRQRLLRRVERLGGPVAVDKGEG